One genomic region from Siniperca chuatsi isolate FFG_IHB_CAS linkage group LG18, ASM2008510v1, whole genome shotgun sequence encodes:
- the onecut2 gene encoding one cut domain family member 2 isoform X4 has product MKTAYTNAYRCLAKDLDAYAMNTDMTMDGIGSLHGGVAVSSVAPDAELMSGHSPHHGRGSSSVAAAAASTLRIHQDLAAAAASSRSAMVSGMATILDGSGEYRPELSLPLHHAMSVPCDTSSPGMGMSGTYTTLTPLQSLPPISTVSDKFHHHHHHHHHHQRLSGNVSGSFTLMRDERGLPGMNNLYSPYHKDHMSGMGQSLSPVLGNGLGSIHNTQQGLHNYGTTTHGSHDKMLNFDAHHTASMLARGDHHQHRGLGGPAAGMMPHLNGMHHPGHPAVSSAGHHPHPHPHLQSPSHGPVLASTRERPPSSSGTHGMNSSGQLEEINTKEVAQRITAELKRYSIPQAIFAQRVLCRSQGTLSDLLRNPKPWSKLKSGRETFRRMWKWLQEPEFQRMSALRLAGDSSSSSSSRD; this is encoded by the exons ATGAAGACTGCCTACACTAACGCTTATAGATGCCTGGCCAAGGACCTGGACGCTTATGCCATGAACACCGACATGACAATGGACGGCATTGGCAGCCTGCATGGCGGGGTGGCGGTGAGCTCCGTGGCCCCTGATGCGGAGCTGATGAGCGGCCATAGCCCGCACCACGGCCGAGGAAGCTCGTCGgtagcggcggcggcggcgtcCACCCTGCGGATACACCAGGACCTGGCCGCCGCCGCCGCGTCATCCCGCTCGGCCATGGTGTCCGGCATGGCCACGATACTTGACGGCAGCGGGGAGTACCGGCCGGAGCTGTCCCTGCCGCTGCACCACGCCATGAGCGTGCCCTGCGACACGTCCTCTCCGGGGATGGGGATGAGCGGCACCTACACCACCTTAACCCCGCTGCAATCGCTGCCCCCCATCTCCACCGTGTCGGACAAgtttcaccaccatcaccatcaccaccaccaccaccagcggCTGTCCGGGAACGTGAGCGGGAGCTTCACCCTGATGCGGGACGAGCGGGGGCTACCGGGCATGAACAACCTCTACAGCCCCTACCACAAGGACCACATGTCCGGGATGGGTCAGAGCCTGTCCCCGGTGCTGGGCAACGGCTTGGGCTCCATACACAACACCCAGCAGGGTCTCCATAACTACGGCACCACGACGCACGGAAGCCACGACAAGATGCTGAATTTCGACGCGCACCACACCGCCTCCATGCTGGCCAGAGGGGATCACCACCAGCACCGAGGCCTCGGTGGCCCCGCGGCCGGGATGATGCCGCACCTGAACGGAATGCACCACCCGGGGCACCCGGCCGTATCCTCGGCGGGCCACCaccctcacccccacccccacctccagTCTCCATCCCACGGGCCAGTGTTGGCTTCCACCAGGGAAAGACCGCCCTCCTCCTCGGGGACGCATGGGATGAACAGCTCGGGGCAGCTGGAGGAAATCAACACCAAGGAGGTTGCGCAGAGGATCACAGCGGAGCTGAAGAGGTACAGCATCCCCCAGGCCATCTTCGCCCAGAGGGTGCTGTGCCGCTCCCAGGGGACCCTGTCGGACCTCCTGAGGAACCCCAAACCCTGGAGTAAACTAAAGTCAGGCCGGGAGACCTTCAGGAGGATGTGGAAGTGGCTGCAGGAGCCCGAGTTTCAGAGGATGTCGGCCCTCAGACTGGCAG gggacagcagcagcagcagcagcagcagggactga
- the onecut2 gene encoding one cut domain family member 2 isoform X6 codes for MKTAYTNAYRCLAKDLDAYAMNTDMTMDGIGSLHGGVAVSSVAPDAELMSGHSPHHGRGSSSVAAAAASTLRIHQDLAAAAASSRSAMVSGMATILDGSGEYRPELSLPLHHAMSVPCDTSSPGMGMSGTYTTLTPLQSLPPISTVSDKFHHHHHHHHHHQRLSGNVSGSFTLMRDERGLPGMNNLYSPYHKDHMSGMGQSLSPVLGNGLGSIHNTQQGLHNYGTTTHGSHDKMLNFDAHHTASMLARGDHHQHRGLGGPAAGMMPHLNGMHHPGHPAVSSAGHHPHPHPHLQSPSHGPVLASTRERPPSSSGTHGMNSSGQLEEINTKEVAQRITAELKRYSIPQAIFAQRVLCRSQGTLSDLLRNPKPWSKLKSGRETFRRMWKWLQEPEFQRMSALRLAAGREV; via the exons ATGAAGACTGCCTACACTAACGCTTATAGATGCCTGGCCAAGGACCTGGACGCTTATGCCATGAACACCGACATGACAATGGACGGCATTGGCAGCCTGCATGGCGGGGTGGCGGTGAGCTCCGTGGCCCCTGATGCGGAGCTGATGAGCGGCCATAGCCCGCACCACGGCCGAGGAAGCTCGTCGgtagcggcggcggcggcgtcCACCCTGCGGATACACCAGGACCTGGCCGCCGCCGCCGCGTCATCCCGCTCGGCCATGGTGTCCGGCATGGCCACGATACTTGACGGCAGCGGGGAGTACCGGCCGGAGCTGTCCCTGCCGCTGCACCACGCCATGAGCGTGCCCTGCGACACGTCCTCTCCGGGGATGGGGATGAGCGGCACCTACACCACCTTAACCCCGCTGCAATCGCTGCCCCCCATCTCCACCGTGTCGGACAAgtttcaccaccatcaccatcaccaccaccaccaccagcggCTGTCCGGGAACGTGAGCGGGAGCTTCACCCTGATGCGGGACGAGCGGGGGCTACCGGGCATGAACAACCTCTACAGCCCCTACCACAAGGACCACATGTCCGGGATGGGTCAGAGCCTGTCCCCGGTGCTGGGCAACGGCTTGGGCTCCATACACAACACCCAGCAGGGTCTCCATAACTACGGCACCACGACGCACGGAAGCCACGACAAGATGCTGAATTTCGACGCGCACCACACCGCCTCCATGCTGGCCAGAGGGGATCACCACCAGCACCGAGGCCTCGGTGGCCCCGCGGCCGGGATGATGCCGCACCTGAACGGAATGCACCACCCGGGGCACCCGGCCGTATCCTCGGCGGGCCACCaccctcacccccacccccacctccagTCTCCATCCCACGGGCCAGTGTTGGCTTCCACCAGGGAAAGACCGCCCTCCTCCTCGGGGACGCATGGGATGAACAGCTCGGGGCAGCTGGAGGAAATCAACACCAAGGAGGTTGCGCAGAGGATCACAGCGGAGCTGAAGAGGTACAGCATCCCCCAGGCCATCTTCGCCCAGAGGGTGCTGTGCCGCTCCCAGGGGACCCTGTCGGACCTCCTGAGGAACCCCAAACCCTGGAGTAAACTAAAGTCAGGCCGGGAGACCTTCAGGAGGATGTGGAAGTGGCTGCAGGAGCCCGAGTTTCAGAGGATGTCGGCCCTCAGACTGGCAG CAGGGAGAGAGGTGTGA
- the onecut2 gene encoding one cut domain family member 2 isoform X5: protein MKTAYTNAYRCLAKDLDAYAMNTDMTMDGIGSLHGGVAVSSVAPDAELMSGHSPHHGRGSSSVAAAAASTLRIHQDLAAAAASSRSAMVSGMATILDGSGEYRPELSLPLHHAMSVPCDTSSPGMGMSGTYTTLTPLQSLPPISTVSDKFHHHHHHHHHHQRLSGNVSGSFTLMRDERGLPGMNNLYSPYHKDHMSGMGQSLSPVLGNGLGSIHNTQQGLHNYGTTTHGSHDKMLNFDAHHTASMLARGDHHQHRGLGGPAAGMMPHLNGMHHPGHPAVSSAGHHPHPHPHLQSPSHGPVLASTRERPPSSSGTHGMNSSGQLEEINTKEVAQRITAELKRYSIPQAIFAQRVLCRSQGTLSDLLRNPKPWSKLKSGRETFRRMWKWLQEPEFQRMSALRLAGNFTGHLQVAL, encoded by the coding sequence ATGAAGACTGCCTACACTAACGCTTATAGATGCCTGGCCAAGGACCTGGACGCTTATGCCATGAACACCGACATGACAATGGACGGCATTGGCAGCCTGCATGGCGGGGTGGCGGTGAGCTCCGTGGCCCCTGATGCGGAGCTGATGAGCGGCCATAGCCCGCACCACGGCCGAGGAAGCTCGTCGgtagcggcggcggcggcgtcCACCCTGCGGATACACCAGGACCTGGCCGCCGCCGCCGCGTCATCCCGCTCGGCCATGGTGTCCGGCATGGCCACGATACTTGACGGCAGCGGGGAGTACCGGCCGGAGCTGTCCCTGCCGCTGCACCACGCCATGAGCGTGCCCTGCGACACGTCCTCTCCGGGGATGGGGATGAGCGGCACCTACACCACCTTAACCCCGCTGCAATCGCTGCCCCCCATCTCCACCGTGTCGGACAAgtttcaccaccatcaccatcaccaccaccaccaccagcggCTGTCCGGGAACGTGAGCGGGAGCTTCACCCTGATGCGGGACGAGCGGGGGCTACCGGGCATGAACAACCTCTACAGCCCCTACCACAAGGACCACATGTCCGGGATGGGTCAGAGCCTGTCCCCGGTGCTGGGCAACGGCTTGGGCTCCATACACAACACCCAGCAGGGTCTCCATAACTACGGCACCACGACGCACGGAAGCCACGACAAGATGCTGAATTTCGACGCGCACCACACCGCCTCCATGCTGGCCAGAGGGGATCACCACCAGCACCGAGGCCTCGGTGGCCCCGCGGCCGGGATGATGCCGCACCTGAACGGAATGCACCACCCGGGGCACCCGGCCGTATCCTCGGCGGGCCACCaccctcacccccacccccacctccagTCTCCATCCCACGGGCCAGTGTTGGCTTCCACCAGGGAAAGACCGCCCTCCTCCTCGGGGACGCATGGGATGAACAGCTCGGGGCAGCTGGAGGAAATCAACACCAAGGAGGTTGCGCAGAGGATCACAGCGGAGCTGAAGAGGTACAGCATCCCCCAGGCCATCTTCGCCCAGAGGGTGCTGTGCCGCTCCCAGGGGACCCTGTCGGACCTCCTGAGGAACCCCAAACCCTGGAGTAAACTAAAGTCAGGCCGGGAGACCTTCAGGAGGATGTGGAAGTGGCTGCAGGAGCCCGAGTTTCAGAGGATGTCGGCCCTCAGACTGGCAG